Proteins encoded within one genomic window of Raineyella fluvialis:
- the iolB gene encoding 5-deoxy-glucuronate isomerase: MPVSDNDRYVIRAGQTGHDAYETDLTVERAGWEWCSLRVLALPAGGRQEVTSGEAELLVLPLSGGCRVEVAGEAYDLTGRPEVWTAVTDYLYVPRHTTFVVSSADGGRFALPASKATADLPMRYCPVGEVVTTLRGTGDCSRQVNNYALGNTVQTSHLLACEVLTPGGNWSSYPPHKHDEHTEVERILEEIYYYEVRPAANGTTGMALQRIYPSPGKPIDVCAEVHSRDVVIMPYGYHGPSVAAPGYDLYYLNVMAGPAEDSTWLMTDDPHYTWLRQEWETGEVDPRLPMTPLNPQE; encoded by the coding sequence ATGCCTGTCAGCGACAACGACCGTTACGTGATCCGCGCCGGGCAGACCGGCCACGACGCGTACGAGACCGACCTCACCGTTGAGCGGGCCGGCTGGGAGTGGTGCTCCCTGCGCGTCCTCGCCTTGCCGGCCGGCGGCCGCCAGGAGGTCACCTCCGGCGAGGCAGAGTTGCTGGTGCTGCCTCTGTCCGGCGGCTGCCGTGTCGAGGTGGCCGGCGAGGCGTACGACCTCACCGGCCGCCCCGAGGTGTGGACCGCCGTCACCGACTACCTCTACGTCCCGCGGCACACCACCTTCGTCGTCTCCAGCGCGGACGGCGGGCGCTTCGCCCTGCCGGCCTCGAAGGCCACCGCCGACCTGCCGATGCGCTACTGCCCGGTCGGTGAGGTGGTCACGACCCTGCGCGGCACCGGCGACTGCTCGCGCCAGGTGAACAACTACGCCCTCGGCAACACCGTGCAGACCTCCCACCTGCTCGCCTGCGAGGTGCTCACCCCGGGCGGCAACTGGTCCTCGTACCCGCCGCACAAGCATGACGAGCACACCGAGGTCGAGCGGATCCTCGAGGAGATCTACTACTACGAGGTCCGCCCCGCCGCCAACGGCACCACCGGGATGGCTCTGCAGCGGATCTACCCGTCGCCGGGCAAGCCGATCGACGTCTGTGCCGAGGTGCACAGCCGCGATGTCGTGATCATGCCGTACGGCTACCACGGCCCCTCGGTCGCGGCCCCCGGCTACGACCTCTACTACCTCAACGTGATGGCCGGGCCGGCCGAGGACTCGACCTGGCTGATGACCGACGACCCCCACTACACCTGGCTGCGCCAGGAATGGGAGACCGGGGAGGTCGACCCCCGGCTGCCGATGACCCCACTGAACCCGCAGGAGTGA
- a CDS encoding Cgl0159 family (beta/alpha)8-fold protein, with product MTLIEKLTEVRFHEPAAVRRALAERPRGTLPQGDAKLMVIACDHPARGALGAGSDPMAMASREEVLARCVEALTRPGVNGFLGSADIIEDLALLGVLDHKMVWGTMNRVGLQGSSFEMDDRFNCYDARGIEDAGLDGGKMLLRINYDDAGTASTLTSSALAVDDLADRGLTAMVEPFISARTDGRIVNDLTPDAVIRSMAIASALGRTSAYTWLKLPCVDEMERVMEATTLPSLILGGEVPDDPEAALSGWATALTLPNVRGLVIGRSLLFPPDGDVGGAVDRAVALL from the coding sequence ATGACATTGATCGAAAAACTCACCGAGGTCCGCTTCCACGAACCCGCCGCCGTCCGGCGCGCCTTGGCCGAACGTCCCCGCGGCACCCTGCCGCAGGGCGACGCGAAGCTGATGGTCATCGCCTGCGACCACCCGGCCCGCGGCGCCCTGGGCGCCGGCTCGGACCCGATGGCGATGGCCTCCCGCGAGGAGGTGCTGGCCCGCTGCGTGGAAGCCCTGACCCGCCCCGGCGTGAACGGCTTCCTCGGCTCGGCCGACATCATCGAGGACCTCGCCCTGCTCGGGGTGCTGGACCACAAGATGGTCTGGGGCACGATGAACCGGGTCGGCCTGCAGGGCTCGTCGTTCGAGATGGACGACCGGTTCAACTGCTACGACGCCCGCGGCATCGAGGACGCCGGACTCGACGGCGGCAAGATGCTGCTGCGGATCAACTATGACGACGCCGGCACCGCCTCAACCCTGACCTCCTCGGCGCTGGCCGTCGACGACCTGGCCGACCGCGGGCTGACCGCCATGGTGGAGCCCTTCATCTCCGCCCGCACCGACGGGCGCATCGTCAACGACCTCACCCCCGACGCGGTCATCCGGTCGATGGCCATCGCCTCGGCCCTGGGGCGGACCTCCGCCTACACCTGGCTCAAGCTGCCCTGCGTGGACGAGATGGAGCGGGTGATGGAGGCCACCACCCTCCCGTCGCTGATCCTCGGCGGCGAGGTCCCCGACGATCCGGAAGCGGCCCTCTCCGGGTGGGCGACCGCCCTGACCCTGCCGAACGTCCGCGGCCTGGTGATCGGACGATCCCTGTTGTTCCCGCCCGACGGCGACGTCGGCGGCGCGGTCGACCGAGCGGTGGCCCTCCTGTGA
- the iolC gene encoding 5-dehydro-2-deoxygluconokinase translates to MDTSTSSVPDVLTIGRSGVDIYPMQIGVGLEEVATFGKFLGGSPTNVAVAAARMGHSAAVITGVGDDPFGRFVRLEMARLGVDPRYVVTNPDFKTPVTFCEIFPPDDFPLYFYREPTAPDLQLRPEDVPDTVRDAKIFWLSVTGLSIEPTRSAHHRAIELRGRTPLTILDLDYRPMFWQSEELAHAEVDRVLAYADIAVGNKEECRIAVGETEPDRAADALLERGVQVAIVKQGPLGTLAKTRDERVVVPVTPVEVCNGLGAGDSFGGALCHALLQGWDLARAVSFASTAGAIVASRLECSTAMATEQEVLDLMAANPQSAPEVEVLS, encoded by the coding sequence GTGGACACGTCAACGTCATCAGTCCCTGATGTCCTCACCATCGGTCGTAGTGGTGTGGACATCTACCCGATGCAGATCGGCGTCGGACTGGAGGAGGTGGCCACCTTCGGGAAGTTCCTCGGTGGGTCGCCGACCAACGTCGCTGTCGCGGCGGCCCGGATGGGCCACTCCGCGGCGGTGATCACCGGGGTCGGGGATGACCCCTTCGGGCGGTTCGTCCGCCTGGAGATGGCCCGGCTCGGCGTCGATCCGCGCTACGTCGTCACGAACCCGGATTTCAAGACGCCGGTGACGTTCTGCGAGATCTTCCCGCCGGACGACTTCCCGCTGTACTTCTACCGTGAGCCCACGGCCCCCGACCTGCAGTTGCGGCCCGAGGACGTCCCCGACACCGTCCGCGACGCGAAGATCTTCTGGCTCTCGGTGACCGGCCTGTCGATCGAGCCGACCCGCAGCGCCCACCACCGGGCCATCGAGTTGCGCGGGCGCACACCGCTCACCATCCTCGACCTGGACTACCGCCCGATGTTCTGGCAGAGCGAGGAACTCGCCCATGCGGAGGTGGACCGCGTCCTGGCGTACGCCGACATCGCAGTGGGCAACAAGGAGGAGTGCCGGATCGCGGTCGGTGAGACCGAGCCGGACCGGGCGGCCGACGCGCTGCTCGAGCGCGGCGTACAGGTCGCCATCGTCAAGCAGGGCCCGCTCGGCACCCTGGCGAAGACCCGCGACGAGCGCGTCGTCGTGCCGGTCACCCCGGTCGAGGTCTGCAACGGGCTGGGGGCCGGCGATTCCTTCGGCGGCGCACTCTGCCATGCCCTGTTGCAGGGCTGGGACCTCGCCCGTGCCGTCTCCTTCGCCTCCACCGCCGGCGCGATCGTCGCGTCGCGCCTGGAGTGCTCCACCGCCATGGCCACCGAGCAGGAGGTCCTCGACCTGATGGCCGCCAATCCCCAGTCCGCCCCCGAGGTCGAGGTGCTCTCATGA
- a CDS encoding GntR family transcriptional regulator encodes MSDYYEPTIVIDRDSDEPLYKQIAEPIEQAIVSGELPSGARIEDEISMAQRLDVSRPTARRAMQELVNRGLLTRRRGVGTTVTPPQVHRPIELTSLYDDLAREGFTPSTKVLSYEVHEADEDEADLLAIEAGRGVVRIVRLRSADNRPLAVLTNLIPIELAPSWTDLNEHGLYKCFNDAGIHIATAKQVIGARAATAEEGELLSEEVGAPLLTMSRKAYDSAGRVVEYGTHVYRPTLYSFDLTLVARQ; translated from the coding sequence ATGAGCGACTACTACGAGCCCACTATCGTCATCGATCGCGACTCCGACGAGCCGCTCTACAAGCAGATCGCCGAGCCGATCGAGCAGGCGATCGTGTCAGGTGAGCTCCCCTCCGGGGCACGCATCGAGGACGAGATCTCGATGGCGCAGCGCCTCGACGTGTCGCGGCCCACCGCTCGCCGGGCGATGCAGGAACTCGTGAACCGCGGCCTGCTCACCCGCCGCCGTGGCGTGGGGACGACGGTCACCCCACCGCAGGTGCACCGCCCGATCGAACTGACCTCGCTCTACGACGACCTGGCCCGCGAAGGGTTCACGCCGAGCACCAAGGTGCTCTCGTACGAGGTGCACGAGGCCGACGAGGACGAGGCCGACCTGCTCGCCATCGAGGCCGGCCGAGGCGTGGTCCGGATCGTCCGCCTGCGCTCGGCTGACAATCGACCGCTGGCGGTACTGACGAACCTCATCCCGATCGAACTGGCCCCCTCCTGGACCGACCTCAACGAGCACGGCCTCTACAAGTGCTTCAACGACGCCGGCATCCACATCGCCACCGCCAAGCAGGTGATCGGGGCCCGCGCAGCCACCGCGGAGGAGGGCGAACTCCTGTCGGAGGAGGTCGGAGCACCATTGCTGACCATGAGCCGCAAGGCGTACGACAGCGCCGGACGCGTCGTGGAGTACGGCACCCATGTCTACCGGCCGACGCTCTACTCGTTCGATCTGACACTTGTCGCGCGCCAATAG
- the iolG gene encoding inositol 2-dehydrogenase produces MTHLRFALIGAGRIGQVHARTIAAHPAATLTLVCDPVVAAAESVAGTYGARACTDAADVFAAEDVDAVVIGSPTPLHVEHILAAVSAGKPALCEKPVAMQLADAEELQRRLAELDDVPVMLGFNRRFDPSFARARALVEEGAIGPLEQLTIISRDPAAPPKAYLAQSGGIFKDMTIHDFDTARFFLGDVAEVSATGQHLDPELADSGDYDGAVIVLRSASGAAATIINSRHCATGYDQRLEAFGPQGAILADNQRPTTLQVSTREASDAKAPYLDFFLERYADAYRDELTAFIDALTQGHPVSPTIADGVEALRIAEAAGESARTGATVRL; encoded by the coding sequence ATGACCCACCTGCGTTTCGCACTGATCGGAGCAGGCCGCATCGGCCAGGTCCACGCCCGCACGATCGCCGCCCACCCCGCGGCGACCCTCACCCTGGTCTGTGACCCTGTCGTCGCGGCCGCGGAGTCCGTCGCCGGGACCTACGGCGCCCGGGCCTGCACCGACGCGGCCGACGTCTTCGCCGCCGAGGACGTCGATGCCGTGGTGATCGGCTCACCCACCCCGCTGCACGTCGAGCACATCCTCGCCGCGGTGAGCGCCGGCAAGCCGGCGCTGTGCGAGAAGCCGGTGGCGATGCAGCTGGCCGATGCCGAGGAGCTCCAGCGTCGCCTCGCCGAGCTCGACGACGTCCCGGTGATGCTCGGCTTCAACCGCCGCTTCGACCCCTCGTTCGCCAGGGCACGGGCGCTGGTCGAGGAGGGCGCCATCGGACCGCTGGAGCAGCTCACCATCATCTCGCGGGACCCGGCGGCCCCGCCGAAGGCGTACCTCGCCCAGTCCGGCGGCATCTTCAAGGACATGACGATCCACGACTTCGACACCGCCCGGTTCTTCCTGGGTGACGTCGCCGAGGTCAGCGCGACCGGCCAGCACCTCGACCCCGAGCTCGCCGACAGCGGCGACTACGACGGTGCGGTCATCGTGCTCCGCTCGGCGAGCGGTGCGGCCGCGACGATCATCAACTCCCGGCACTGCGCCACCGGCTACGACCAGCGCCTCGAGGCCTTCGGCCCGCAGGGTGCCATCCTGGCCGACAACCAGCGCCCCACCACCCTCCAGGTGTCGACCCGCGAGGCCTCCGACGCCAAGGCGCCGTACCTGGACTTCTTCCTGGAGCGCTACGCCGACGCCTACCGCGACGAGCTGACCGCCTTCATCGATGCCCTGACCCAGGGCCACCCGGTCTCCCCGACCATCGCCGACGGCGTGGAGGCCCTCCGTATCGCCGAGGCCGCCGGCGAGTCCGCCCGCACCGGCGCCACCGTCCGACTCTGA